One window from the genome of Salvia miltiorrhiza cultivar Shanhuang (shh) chromosome 7, IMPLAD_Smil_shh, whole genome shotgun sequence encodes:
- the LOC130993556 gene encoding 40S ribosomal protein S20-2-like: MAFATMKPTKPGFEEPQEQIHKIRITLSSKNVKNLEKVCADLVRGAKDKRLRVKGPVRMPTKVLKITTRKSPCGEGTNTFDRFELRVHKRVIDLFSSPDVVKQITSITIEPGVEVEVTIADS, translated from the exons ATGGCGTTCGCAACAATGAAGCCGACGAAGCCGGGATTTGAGGAGCCCCAAGAGCAGATTCACAAGATCCGCATCACTCTGTCTTCCAAGAATGTCAAGAATCTAGAGAAAG TTTGTGCCGACCTGGTACGTGGTGCCAAGGACAAAAGGCTGAGAGTCAAGGGACCAGTGAGAATGCCTACCAAGGTTCTCAAAATCACGACCAGGAAGTCTCCTTGCGGTGAAG GAACAAACACATTTGATAGGTTTGAGCTGCGGGTGCACAAGCGAGTGATTGACCTTTTCAGCTCACCAGATGTTGTGAAGCAGATTACTTCAATCACCATTGAACCTGGTGTAGAAGTTGAAGTTACCATTGCTGACTCCTAG